One segment of Curtobacterium poinsettiae DNA contains the following:
- a CDS encoding MDR family MFS transporter: protein MTATAPVPVQHGRHTAEAPAASGGAGQQPLMTHRQILLVIYGLMAGMFLSSLGQTVFGTAIRTIGDDLHGLDQQAWVTTAYLITSTIATPIYGKLSDIFGRRPLYIFGIVVFILGAVLSSMSTSMLMLAAFRAVQGIGAGALMSLPLAIMGDILAPRERAKYQGYFLAVFGISSVIGPLIGGLLAGSSEILWITGWRWVLLINVPIGVAALLMVIVFLHLPKVHGAGDAKPKVDWWGATAVIVTLVPLLLVAEQGRIWGWGSPAAIACYVVGVVGLIGLLLIESKMGDAAIIPLKLFRSGTFSMATVIGFLVGFAMFGAMLTIPLYLQIVVGLTPTESGFATLPLVGGLMIASITSGQIVARVGRYRIFPVIGTALVSAGYVVLTFMTIDKPLWFLMIGMFLIGLGLGSVMQSLTLASQGSVEARDMGVATSSATFFRQIGGTLGTAVLLSILFSVMPANILTATANEKDLGPALDAALNPTVASAKANQGAMDKIWTPVVTPLTKTVQSQLDAASAKAEQAADAAVTEQVTAAVQQQVTAGAVPAAAAQSVIDQQVAAATPAAEQSALEQVADQAHASVQGGTVSVDWSNADQRSYWVDELTPELAKKIDDGTSTSDSATSTNDTSFLTGADSRLTRPFMAGFNASSVTIYWVGLGVILLAFVLTWFFRVPPLRQRSALQEQADMSAEAQLEAEAGAAAAEAGSFTGPMTGSVPTGSGSTGQGSTGSTPTHRR from the coding sequence ATGACCGCCACCGCACCCGTCCCGGTGCAGCACGGTCGGCACACCGCCGAGGCCCCAGCGGCCTCCGGGGGCGCCGGCCAGCAGCCGCTGATGACCCACCGTCAGATCCTCCTGGTGATCTACGGCCTGATGGCGGGCATGTTCCTGTCCTCGCTCGGCCAGACGGTGTTCGGCACGGCGATCCGCACGATCGGCGACGACCTGCACGGGCTCGACCAGCAGGCCTGGGTGACGACCGCCTACCTCATCACCTCGACGATCGCGACGCCGATCTACGGCAAGCTCTCCGACATCTTCGGCCGGCGCCCGCTGTACATCTTCGGCATCGTCGTCTTCATCCTCGGCGCCGTCCTGTCGTCGATGTCGACCTCGATGCTCATGCTCGCCGCCTTCCGCGCGGTGCAGGGCATCGGTGCCGGCGCGCTGATGTCGCTGCCGCTGGCGATCATGGGCGACATCCTCGCCCCGCGGGAGCGCGCCAAGTACCAGGGGTACTTCCTCGCCGTCTTCGGCATCTCGTCCGTCATCGGCCCGCTCATCGGCGGTCTGCTCGCCGGTTCCTCCGAGATCCTGTGGATCACGGGCTGGCGCTGGGTGCTCCTGATCAACGTGCCGATCGGCGTCGCCGCGCTCCTCATGGTCATCGTGTTCCTGCACCTGCCGAAGGTGCACGGCGCCGGCGACGCGAAGCCGAAGGTCGACTGGTGGGGCGCGACCGCCGTCATCGTCACCCTCGTGCCGCTCCTGCTCGTCGCGGAACAGGGCCGCATCTGGGGCTGGGGCTCCCCCGCCGCCATCGCCTGCTACGTCGTCGGTGTCGTCGGCCTGATCGGTCTGCTGCTCATCGAGTCGAAGATGGGCGACGCGGCGATCATCCCGCTCAAGCTGTTCCGCTCGGGCACGTTCTCGATGGCGACCGTCATCGGGTTCCTGGTCGGCTTCGCGATGTTCGGCGCGATGCTCACCATCCCGCTCTACCTGCAGATCGTCGTCGGACTGACCCCGACCGAGTCCGGCTTCGCCACCCTGCCGCTCGTCGGTGGTCTCATGATCGCCTCGATCACCTCGGGTCAGATCGTCGCACGCGTCGGCCGGTACCGGATCTTCCCGGTCATCGGCACCGCGCTCGTCTCCGCCGGCTACGTCGTCCTGACCTTCATGACGATCGACAAGCCGCTCTGGTTCCTGATGATCGGCATGTTCCTCATCGGCCTCGGCCTCGGATCGGTCATGCAGTCGCTGACCCTGGCGTCGCAGGGATCCGTCGAGGCCCGCGACATGGGCGTCGCCACGTCGTCCGCCACGTTCTTCCGTCAGATCGGTGGCACGCTCGGCACCGCCGTGCTGCTGTCCATCCTGTTCTCGGTGATGCCGGCGAACATCCTGACGGCCACGGCGAACGAGAAGGACCTCGGTCCGGCACTCGACGCCGCGCTCAACCCGACCGTCGCCAGCGCGAAGGCGAACCAGGGTGCCATGGACAAGATCTGGACGCCCGTCGTCACCCCGCTGACGAAGACCGTGCAGTCGCAGCTCGACGCGGCCTCGGCGAAGGCGGAGCAGGCCGCCGACGCCGCGGTCACCGAGCAGGTCACCGCGGCCGTGCAGCAGCAGGTCACCGCAGGTGCCGTGCCCGCCGCAGCAGCGCAGAGCGTCATCGACCAGCAGGTCGCGGCGGCCACGCCGGCCGCCGAGCAGTCCGCGCTCGAGCAGGTCGCCGACCAGGCGCACGCCAGCGTGCAGGGCGGCACCGTGTCCGTCGACTGGTCGAACGCCGACCAGCGCTCCTACTGGGTCGACGAGCTCACCCCGGAGCTGGCGAAGAAGATCGACGACGGCACCAGCACGAGCGACAGCGCCACCAGCACGAACGACACCTCGTTCCTGACCGGTGCCGACAGCCGCCTGACCCGGCCGTTCATGGCGGGCTTCAACGCCTCGTCCGTGACGATCTACTGGGTCGGTCTCGGCGTCATCCTGCTCGCGTTCGTACTGACCTGGTTCTTCCGGGTGCCGCCGCTGCGCCAGCGTTCCGCGCTCCAGGAGCAGGCCGACATGTCCGCCGAGGCGCAGCTCGAGGCCGAGGCGGGTGCCGCAGCAGCCGAGGCCGGCTCGTTCACCGGACCGATGACCGGGTCCGTACCGACCGGATCGGGTTCGACCGGACAGGGTTCGACCGGATCCACGCCGACGCACCGTCGGTGA
- a CDS encoding MarR family winged helix-turn-helix transcriptional regulator, with product MTDDRRAAERLLRSQLDRLWVRQTLRSSLIESRGGLDPTARVILRAVAGHGPVRATAIADATGLSRPVISRRVASLIEAEHLIGSPDPADGRATLVTLAPSGRRLLDELDAAGAEVFDDLTEEFASDELRSLAEMLTRLNDRADAVLGIGTTRS from the coding sequence GTGACCGACGACCGGCGTGCCGCCGAGCGACTCCTGCGATCCCAGCTCGACCGGCTGTGGGTCCGGCAGACCCTGCGCTCTTCGCTCATCGAGTCCCGCGGTGGCCTCGACCCGACGGCCCGCGTGATCCTGCGAGCCGTCGCCGGGCACGGGCCGGTCCGGGCGACCGCGATCGCCGACGCGACGGGGCTGTCACGCCCGGTGATCAGCCGCCGGGTCGCCTCGCTGATCGAGGCCGAGCACCTGATCGGGTCGCCCGACCCCGCGGACGGCCGCGCCACGCTCGTCACGCTCGCCCCCTCCGGCCGACGGCTGCTCGACGAGCTGGACGCCGCCGGGGCCGAGGTGTTCGACGACCTGACGGAGGAGTTCGCCTCCGACGAGCTGCGCTCGCTCGCCGAGATGCTGACGCGACTGAACGACCGGGCGGACGCGGTCCTGGGGATCGGCACCACGCGCTCCTGA
- a CDS encoding DEAD/DEAH box helicase, translating into MSTDTTPTTETLDDGPVVTFAGLGLSDAVLKAVKDIGYETPSAIQEATIPTLLAGRDVVGLAQTGTGKTAAFALPILSRMESGSKKPQALVLSPTRELALQVCEAFEQFASHMKNVHVLPVYGGQAYGVQLSALRRGVDVVVGTPGRIMDHLAKGTLDLSELKYLVLDEADEMLKMGFAEDVETILADTPDDKQVALFSATMPAQIRRISQQYLTDPAEITVKTKTKTAANITQRYLMVSYPQKVDALTRILEVEDFEGMIIFVRTKSETETLAEKLRARGYAAAAISGDVAQAQRERTVNQLKSGKLDILVATDVAARGLDVDRITHVVNFDIPVDIESYVHRIGRTGRAGRSGDSISFVTPRERRLLSAIERHTKQPLTQMQLPTIDDVNETRLTRFDDAITAALEDQGRIAAFRDVIAHYVEHHDVPSDDVAAALAVVAQGDSPLLLTAADDALRTQMERDARRSERDERGARDDRGGRSDRGDRGGDRDRGDRGDRGPRRSQPMSPYRIEVGRRHRVEPRQIVGALANEGGLRRDDFGAIQIRPDFSIVELPADMDPGVLERLTDTRISGKLIEIRADRRGGGRRSDDRAPRGDRDDRPERRPRY; encoded by the coding sequence ATGAGCACGGACACCACCCCAACCACTGAGACCCTCGACGACGGGCCCGTGGTGACGTTCGCCGGTCTCGGCCTGAGCGACGCTGTGCTCAAGGCCGTCAAGGACATCGGCTACGAGACCCCTTCCGCCATCCAGGAAGCCACCATCCCCACGCTCCTCGCCGGGCGCGACGTCGTCGGACTGGCGCAGACCGGTACCGGCAAGACCGCGGCCTTCGCGCTGCCGATCCTGTCCCGCATGGAGTCCGGCAGCAAGAAGCCCCAGGCGCTCGTGCTGTCCCCGACGCGTGAGCTCGCCCTGCAGGTGTGCGAGGCGTTCGAGCAGTTCGCGTCCCACATGAAGAACGTGCACGTCCTGCCGGTCTACGGCGGCCAGGCCTACGGCGTGCAGCTGTCCGCCCTGCGCCGTGGCGTCGACGTCGTCGTCGGTACCCCCGGCCGCATCATGGACCACCTGGCGAAGGGCACGCTCGACCTGTCCGAGCTCAAGTACCTGGTGCTCGACGAGGCCGACGAGATGCTCAAGATGGGCTTCGCCGAGGACGTCGAGACGATCCTCGCCGACACCCCCGACGACAAGCAGGTCGCGCTCTTCTCGGCGACCATGCCCGCGCAGATCCGCCGCATCTCGCAGCAGTACCTGACCGACCCGGCCGAGATCACCGTCAAGACCAAGACGAAGACCGCCGCGAACATCACGCAGCGCTACCTGATGGTCTCGTACCCGCAGAAGGTCGACGCGCTCACCCGCATCCTCGAGGTCGAGGACTTCGAGGGCATGATCATCTTCGTCCGCACCAAGAGCGAGACCGAGACCCTGGCCGAGAAGCTCCGTGCCCGCGGGTACGCAGCCGCCGCGATCAGCGGTGACGTGGCCCAGGCCCAGCGCGAGCGCACGGTCAACCAGCTGAAGTCGGGCAAGCTCGACATCCTGGTCGCGACGGACGTCGCCGCCCGTGGCCTCGACGTCGACCGCATCACGCACGTCGTGAACTTCGACATCCCGGTCGACATCGAGTCCTACGTGCACCGCATCGGCCGGACCGGTCGCGCCGGCCGCTCGGGTGACTCGATCAGCTTCGTCACCCCGCGCGAGCGTCGCCTGCTGTCCGCGATCGAGCGTCACACCAAGCAGCCGCTCACGCAGATGCAGCTGCCGACCATCGACGACGTCAACGAGACCCGCCTGACGCGCTTCGACGACGCCATCACCGCGGCGCTCGAGGACCAGGGCCGGATCGCCGCCTTCCGCGACGTCATCGCGCACTACGTCGAGCACCACGACGTCCCCTCGGACGACGTCGCCGCTGCCCTGGCCGTCGTGGCGCAGGGCGACTCGCCGCTGCTCCTCACCGCAGCCGACGACGCCCTCCGCACCCAGATGGAGCGCGACGCCCGTCGCAGCGAGCGCGACGAGCGTGGTGCCCGCGACGACCGTGGCGGCCGCAGCGACCGCGGCGACCGTGGTGGCGACCGCGACCGTGGTGACCGCGGCGACCGCGGCCCGCGCCGTTCGCAGCCGATGTCCCCGTACCGCATCGAGGTCGGCCGTCGTCACCGCGTCGAGCCGCGCCAGATCGTCGGTGCCCTGGCCAACGAAGGTGGCCTGCGCCGCGACGACTTCGGTGCGATCCAGATCCGTCCGGACTTCTCGATCGTCGAGCTGCCGGCCGACATGGACCCCGGTGTGCTCGAGCGCCTCACCGACACCCGGATCAGCGGCAAGCTCATCGAGATCCGTGCGGATCGCCGTGGTGGCGGTCGCCGCTCGGACGACCGCGCCCCGCGCGGTGACCGCGACGACCGTCCGGAGCGCAGGCCGCGCTACTGA
- a CDS encoding fibronectin type III domain-containing protein, producing the protein MYRALITAVAAAALVFGGAVPATAHTSPSVPGAPTAVRVTGDADSATLTWRGPKHGAKVTGWKVAVAAVANRHDRQVDRLHPRARSDRFDELSPATTYRFSVRALGHRGTGRTITLRWTSPSVPEPETTQSLFALDGNGDVVRFADSGSGAKTVVATDGEGFAANADGDVFTPSADGTEILLHPADGGGISIIASGLHLTPDLRSDAEGNLYWVDSVSGAVQKLSVGTSTPKIVLDLGGKAVGSDQRFWTVTPDGKVVVLGGTVSQPYVKGTGIAPRTFTGPIGTVVGYPAGVLADSHGNVYVDIRSTGGAGSWVWYQLKPGATRLTQIEPRYAFEYAAANADGFSLLQSAQFCPAPSEYRPGGCTIDRGIPDKLVVGSGGTSTVPVTGLTAGSRGEHLGAASADGDVFVSIDSGPSVGLWKVPAAGGAARQLDAAQYSRLLVI; encoded by the coding sequence GTGTACCGAGCACTCATCACCGCGGTCGCCGCCGCGGCGCTCGTCTTCGGAGGCGCGGTGCCGGCGACGGCGCACACCTCTCCGTCGGTGCCGGGAGCGCCGACCGCCGTCCGCGTCACCGGCGACGCGGACAGTGCCACGCTGACGTGGCGCGGTCCGAAGCACGGCGCGAAGGTGACGGGCTGGAAGGTCGCCGTCGCCGCCGTCGCGAACCGGCACGACCGCCAGGTCGACCGACTCCACCCGCGCGCCCGCTCCGACCGGTTCGACGAGCTCTCGCCCGCCACCACGTACCGCTTCTCGGTGCGTGCCCTCGGCCACCGGGGGACCGGCCGCACGATCACGCTGCGCTGGACGTCACCGTCGGTGCCCGAGCCGGAGACGACGCAGTCGCTGTTCGCGCTCGACGGCAACGGTGACGTCGTGCGGTTCGCGGATTCCGGCAGCGGTGCGAAGACCGTCGTCGCGACGGACGGCGAGGGCTTCGCCGCGAACGCCGACGGTGACGTCTTCACCCCGTCGGCGGACGGCACCGAGATCCTGCTGCACCCGGCAGACGGTGGCGGGATCTCGATCATCGCGTCCGGGCTGCACCTGACCCCGGACCTGCGCTCCGACGCCGAGGGCAACCTGTACTGGGTGGACTCGGTGAGCGGTGCGGTGCAGAAGCTGTCCGTCGGCACCTCGACGCCGAAGATCGTGCTGGACCTGGGTGGCAAGGCCGTCGGGAGCGATCAGCGTTTCTGGACGGTCACCCCGGACGGCAAGGTCGTCGTACTCGGCGGAACGGTCAGCCAGCCGTACGTCAAGGGCACCGGCATCGCGCCCCGCACGTTCACCGGGCCGATCGGCACGGTCGTCGGCTACCCCGCCGGCGTGCTCGCCGACTCGCACGGCAACGTCTACGTCGACATCCGATCGACCGGTGGCGCCGGGTCGTGGGTCTGGTACCAGCTCAAGCCCGGCGCGACCCGACTGACGCAGATCGAACCGCGGTACGCGTTCGAGTACGCCGCCGCGAACGCCGACGGCTTCTCGCTCCTGCAGTCGGCGCAGTTCTGCCCCGCCCCGTCGGAGTACCGGCCGGGCGGGTGCACGATCGACCGCGGCATCCCGGACAAGCTCGTGGTGGGCAGCGGCGGCACGTCCACCGTGCCGGTGACCGGGCTGACCGCCGGGTCGCGTGGCGAGCACCTGGGTGCTGCCTCCGCCGACGGGGACGTGTTCGTCTCCATCGACAGCGGCCCCTCGGTCGGGCTGTGGAAGGTCCCCGCCGCGGGTGGAGCTGCCCGGCAGCTCGACGCGGCGCAGTACTCGAGGCTGCTGGTGATCTGA
- a CDS encoding NAD-dependent epimerase/dehydratase family protein, whose amino-acid sequence MTHHLVVGAGPVGRHVAELLTVRGDRATVVSRSGRSTGIAGVEHLALDASDADALSRAAEGAAVLHNCANPGDYTQWEHTWPPLAAALLTAAERTGATYAITGNLYPYGPVDGPMHEGLPDAATDHKGVLRATLWADALAAHDAGRVRAVEVRASDYLGPGIGANGHVTRVLPAALRGRAVSMVGRTDLPHTFTDVLDVARTLVAAAEDQGAHGRTWTVPSNAPRTQRQALTDVLAAAGKPAVPVRRMPAALFRVGGLVSPMMRELADLTYQWTAPYVVDDRESRAHFGIEPTPWDEVCRRTADGAA is encoded by the coding sequence ATGACCCACCACCTCGTCGTCGGCGCCGGCCCCGTCGGCCGGCACGTCGCGGAGCTGTTGACCGTCCGGGGTGACCGCGCCACCGTCGTCTCCCGCTCCGGTCGCAGCACGGGCATCGCCGGCGTCGAGCACCTCGCGCTCGACGCGTCCGATGCCGACGCCCTCTCCCGCGCCGCCGAGGGAGCAGCCGTCCTCCACAACTGCGCGAACCCCGGCGACTACACGCAGTGGGAGCACACCTGGCCCCCGCTCGCCGCAGCACTGCTCACCGCGGCCGAACGCACCGGGGCGACCTACGCCATCACCGGGAACCTGTACCCGTACGGCCCGGTCGACGGGCCGATGCACGAGGGACTGCCGGACGCCGCCACCGACCACAAGGGAGTGCTCCGCGCCACCCTGTGGGCCGATGCCCTCGCCGCGCACGACGCCGGCCGTGTCCGCGCCGTCGAGGTCCGCGCCTCGGACTACCTCGGCCCCGGGATCGGCGCGAACGGGCACGTCACGCGTGTGCTGCCGGCGGCGCTGCGGGGCCGGGCGGTGTCGATGGTCGGTCGCACGGACCTGCCGCACACCTTCACCGACGTGCTCGACGTCGCCCGGACCCTCGTCGCCGCCGCCGAGGACCAGGGCGCCCACGGCCGCACGTGGACGGTGCCGAGCAACGCACCGCGGACGCAGCGCCAGGCCCTCACCGACGTCCTCGCGGCGGCGGGGAAGCCCGCGGTCCCGGTGCGCCGGATGCCCGCCGCCCTGTTCCGCGTCGGCGGGCTCGTGTCGCCGATGATGCGCGAGCTGGCCGACCTGACCTACCAGTGGACCGCGCCGTACGTGGTCGACGACCGCGAGAGCCGGGCGCACTTCGGGATCGAACCGACCCCGTGGGACGAGGTGTGCCGCCGGACGGCCGACGGCGCAGCCTGA
- a CDS encoding TetR/AcrR family transcriptional regulator: MAPTARVLARQTVTADILAAARTRLTDEGPAALSLRAVARDVGMVSSAVYRYFPSRDDLLTALLITDYDELGAAVEAAGAAAGPAPGARWVAMCRAVRDWSIAHPGDFALLFGSPVPGYTAPRETVVPATRTTLALVRVVADAVGSGSPGAPGASGSSVTSTPEAAGRPGSPTAPTAAPGVAGPAVADAVVTLRSFGIALPDEVLVRTLMAWTTVFGTISFELFGHFVGSVSDPAAYFDQVIVRLADDLGFAAAF, encoded by the coding sequence ATGGCACCCACCGCCCGAGTACTCGCACGGCAGACGGTCACCGCAGACATCCTGGCCGCGGCACGCACCCGCCTGACCGACGAGGGTCCGGCGGCCCTCAGCCTGCGGGCCGTCGCCCGTGACGTCGGGATGGTCTCGTCGGCCGTGTACCGGTACTTCCCGAGCCGCGACGACCTGCTGACGGCCCTGCTCATCACCGACTACGACGAGCTCGGCGCCGCGGTCGAGGCCGCCGGTGCCGCGGCCGGACCGGCTCCCGGTGCGCGCTGGGTGGCGATGTGCCGGGCGGTCCGGGACTGGTCGATCGCGCACCCGGGGGACTTCGCGCTGCTGTTCGGCTCACCCGTGCCCGGGTACACGGCACCGCGCGAGACCGTCGTGCCCGCGACGCGGACGACGTTGGCGCTGGTGCGCGTGGTCGCGGACGCCGTCGGCTCCGGTTCGCCTGGTGCGCCTGGTGCGTCGGGCTCGTCCGTCACGTCGACGCCGGAGGCGGCCGGGAGGCCCGGGTCGCCCACCGCTCCCACGGCGGCTCCCGGGGTGGCCGGTCCCGCCGTCGCGGACGCGGTCGTCACGCTGCGCTCGTTCGGCATCGCCCTGCCCGACGAGGTCCTGGTCCGCACCCTGATGGCCTGGACGACGGTGTTCGGGACCATCTCGTTCGAGCTCTTCGGCCACTTCGTCGGTTCCGTGTCCGACCCGGCCGCCTACTTCGACCAGGTCATCGTGCGCCTGGCGGATGACCTGGGGTTCGCCGCCGCGTTCTGA
- a CDS encoding glycosyltransferase — MLATQHVRRHHERGDPVTALDVSRQDRRRLTTGTARRRLVTVRTVALLASLAGVNYIVWRWAASVNWHSWWIAVPLILAETYSVIDSLLFALGAWRLRERGEPPAKPSTDVTVDVFITTYNEPIDLVERTARAAKAISHPHTTWILDDGNRPEMRAAAEALGIGVITRGADWVDRPRHAKAGNLNNALLATQGEFLLILDADQVPDPAILDRTLGYFKDPRMALVQTPQWFENVPESDPLGSQAPLFYGPIQQSKDGWNAAFFCGSNAILRREALMQLGISRYVAEVEASVQRTLATSRKLLARSRETETDPRVLAALDDAELVVDQAREQVRAGEPLGDVTYAFQRGIDAIAFRFAAADLESVRNDLQELAAMSTDANTFAGLDDAALDVLGRREASPVAAIESIAVLARALDVNRDDEAQPIMPLATISVTEDMATAMRLHGLGWKSAYHDEILAKGLAPEDLPTMLVQRLRWAQGTMQVFFRENPLVQKGLSWGQRLMYFSTMWSYLSGFAAIVYIAAPVLCLSFGVVPVQAYSVDFFARLIPFLVLNQLLFWVVAAGRPTWRGQQYSLALFPVWIESVTSAFENVFRGKPLGFRVTPKVRDETEQKPRWDLVKPQLYAMGALVAALVMIGIRYLTGQAEGIAPLVNTAWVVFDLFIFSIVIRAVRYRGPATPAQSEHESSTAGGPL; from the coding sequence ATGCTTGCGACGCAGCACGTGCGGCGGCACCACGAACGGGGCGACCCGGTGACCGCGCTCGACGTCAGCCGACAGGACCGCCGCCGGCTCACCACCGGCACCGCCCGCCGACGCCTGGTGACCGTGCGCACGGTGGCGCTCCTGGCGTCCCTCGCCGGTGTCAACTACATCGTGTGGCGCTGGGCGGCCTCGGTGAACTGGCACTCGTGGTGGATCGCGGTGCCGCTGATCCTCGCCGAGACCTACAGCGTCATCGACTCCCTGCTCTTCGCCCTCGGGGCCTGGCGGCTCCGGGAGCGCGGCGAACCACCGGCGAAACCGTCCACCGACGTCACCGTGGACGTCTTCATCACCACCTACAACGAGCCGATCGACCTGGTCGAGCGCACCGCCAGGGCGGCCAAGGCGATCTCCCACCCGCACACCACCTGGATCCTCGACGACGGCAACCGCCCCGAGATGCGTGCGGCGGCCGAGGCGCTCGGCATCGGCGTCATCACGCGCGGCGCCGACTGGGTGGACCGGCCCCGGCACGCCAAGGCCGGCAACCTCAACAACGCCCTGCTCGCGACCCAGGGCGAGTTCCTGCTGATCCTCGACGCCGACCAGGTGCCGGACCCGGCGATCCTCGACCGCACGCTCGGCTACTTCAAGGACCCGAGGATGGCGCTCGTGCAGACCCCGCAGTGGTTCGAGAACGTGCCGGAGTCGGATCCCCTCGGCAGCCAGGCACCGCTGTTCTACGGCCCGATCCAGCAGTCGAAGGACGGCTGGAACGCCGCGTTCTTCTGCGGGTCGAACGCGATCCTGCGTCGCGAAGCGCTCATGCAGCTCGGCATCTCGCGCTACGTGGCCGAGGTCGAGGCGTCCGTGCAGCGCACCCTCGCGACGTCCCGCAAGCTCCTCGCCCGTTCCAGGGAGACCGAGACCGACCCGCGCGTGCTCGCCGCGCTGGACGACGCCGAGCTCGTCGTCGACCAGGCCCGCGAGCAGGTGCGCGCCGGTGAACCCCTCGGGGACGTGACGTACGCGTTCCAGCGCGGGATCGACGCCATCGCGTTCCGGTTCGCCGCCGCCGACCTCGAGTCGGTGCGGAACGACCTGCAGGAACTCGCGGCGATGTCCACCGACGCGAACACCTTCGCCGGTCTCGACGACGCCGCGCTCGACGTGCTCGGCCGGCGTGAGGCCTCGCCGGTCGCCGCCATCGAGTCGATCGCCGTGCTCGCCCGTGCCCTCGACGTCAACCGCGACGACGAGGCGCAGCCGATCATGCCGCTGGCGACGATCTCGGTGACCGAGGACATGGCCACGGCGATGCGCCTGCACGGCCTCGGCTGGAAGTCGGCGTACCACGACGAGATCCTCGCGAAGGGCCTGGCCCCCGAGGACCTGCCGACGATGCTCGTGCAGCGGCTCCGCTGGGCGCAGGGCACCATGCAGGTGTTCTTCCGCGAGAACCCCCTGGTGCAGAAGGGGCTGTCGTGGGGGCAGCGGCTCATGTACTTCTCGACGATGTGGAGCTACCTGTCGGGGTTCGCCGCGATCGTCTACATCGCCGCCCCGGTGCTCTGCCTGTCGTTCGGGGTCGTCCCCGTGCAGGCCTACAGCGTCGACTTCTTCGCCCGGCTCATCCCGTTCCTGGTCCTGAACCAGCTGCTGTTCTGGGTGGTGGCCGCCGGCAGACCGACCTGGCGCGGTCAGCAGTACTCGCTCGCGCTGTTCCCCGTGTGGATCGAGTCGGTGACCAGCGCCTTCGAGAACGTCTTCCGCGGCAAGCCGCTCGGGTTCCGTGTCACCCCGAAGGTGCGGGACGAGACCGAGCAGAAGCCGCGGTGGGACCTGGTCAAGCCCCAGCTCTACGCGATGGGCGCCCTGGTCGCCGCCCTGGTCATGATCGGCATCCGTTACCTGACCGGCCAGGCCGAGGGGATAGCGCCGCTCGTGAACACCGCGTGGGTCGTCTTCGACCTGTTCATCTTCAGCATCGTGATCCGGGCCGTCCGGTACCGCGGACCGGCCACGCCAGCCCAGTCCGAACACGAGTCGAGCACCGCCGGAGGGCCACTGTGA
- a CDS encoding ATP-binding protein: protein MSTVTTFEVAAVPESLDVVQDRFAAWWDGLGIDDVRIRFALETALAEVAANIVEHTVRTDRQIGRRYTVRLEATDRELTAVLTDNGLPVDIDLSAVTMADVEQESGRGLALAIAALDRLEHRHEPGHNVWTLACER, encoded by the coding sequence GTGAGCACCGTCACCACGTTCGAGGTCGCGGCCGTGCCCGAGTCGCTCGACGTCGTCCAGGACCGCTTCGCCGCGTGGTGGGACGGCCTGGGCATCGACGACGTGCGGATCCGTTTCGCGCTCGAGACCGCGCTCGCCGAGGTCGCCGCGAACATCGTCGAGCACACCGTGCGCACCGACCGGCAGATCGGTCGCCGCTACACGGTGCGGCTCGAGGCGACCGACCGCGAACTGACGGCGGTCCTCACCGACAACGGACTCCCCGTCGACATCGACCTGAGCGCCGTCACCATGGCCGACGTCGAGCAGGAGAGCGGCCGGGGCCTCGCGCTCGCCATCGCTGCGCTCGACCGGTTGGAGCACCGGCACGAGCCCGGCCACAACGTCTGGACCCTTGCGTGCGAGCGGTGA